Genomic window (Euzebya sp.):
GGCCCTGACCGGCCTGGCGGTCCTGACCGGCTGCGGGGGCGGAGGGGCGGGCCTGGCCGAGGGGCCGATCCCCACGGTGCCGGACGCCACCGCACCGCCGGTGCCCGAGCTGGACCTGGCGGTGACGGCACCGGCGGCGTCCACTCCACCGCCGGCACCGACCGCGCCGGCGGCCACGTCGCCGCCGCCGGACGACGCCGCGGCCACGGCGCCTCCCGCCCCACCACCGCCTGCAGCGGACGTGCCCGACGACCCGGCCGCCTTCGGGCGCGAGGCCGGCGTGGCCGGGGTCCGCGACGCGGTCGCCACCGACCCCGAGGCCGCCGGGCCGCGCGGCCAGGAGCTGGTCGAACGGCTCGGCCAGGTGCTGGACCAGCCCACCCGGCAGCGGATCGACCAAGTCCGCCGGCAGGTCGAGCGGTGGGCCGAGCGCGACGAGCTGGCCGACGAGGTCGCGATCGCGGCCCTGGCGGCGCTCGAGCAGGCCCGTGAGGACGCGCCACCCCGCGGCGGTGACGACCGAGACCGTGACGACGACGAGGACGACTGACACATGAGCGACGCGAGCACCACCCCGACCACCCCCGCGACCGGCGAGGGACGGCTGTGGGGCGGGCGGTTCGCCGCCGGCCCCGACCAGGCCGCCTGGGCGCTGGGGGTCTCCACCCACTTCGAGGGGCGGCTCTGGCCCTACGACCTGGCCGGCTCGGCCGCGCACGCCGACGAGCTGCGCCGCCTCGACCTGCTGACCGCCGACGACCACGCGGCGATCACCCGCGCGCTGACGCGGATCAGGGGTGAGTTCGAGGACGGCTCGTTCGCGTTCCTCCCCGACGACGAGGACATCCACGGCGCGATCGAGCGGCGGCTCATCGCCCTGGCCGGCGAGGCCGGAGGACGCCTGCGCGCCGGCCGCTCCCGCAACGACCAGATCGTCAACGACCTGCGGATGTACCTGGCCGATGCGATCGCGGCGATCACCACCGACGTCCGGGCCGTGCAGACGGTCCTGGCCGACCAGGCCGAGCTGACCCTCGACGCCCTCGCGCCCGGTTACACCCACGTCCAGCGCGCCCAGCCCGTCACCCTCGCCCACCACCTGCTGGCCCACGCCTGGGGGCTCGATAGGGACGCGGGTCGGCTGCTCGACTGCCGGCGCCGGCTGCTCGACAGCTCCCCGCTGGCCTCGGGCGCGATGGCCGGGCTCACGCTGCCACTCGACCCGCAGCGGTACGCCGACGCGCTCGGCTACACCGGGACCGCCCCGAACACGATGGACGCCGTCGCCGACCGCGACTTCGCCGTCGAGTTCCTGAGCGCCGCCGCCATGCTCGGCGTCCACCTCTCCCGGCTCTGCGAGGACGTCGTGCTGTGGGCGTCGGTCGAGTTCGGCTGGGCCCGCGTCGGCGACGCGTTCTCCACCGGCTCGTCGATCATGCCGCAGAAGCGCAACCCCGACGTGGCCGAGCTCGTCCGCGGCAAGACCGGCCGGCTCGTGGGCGACCTCGTCGGGCTGCTCGTGGTCCTGAAGGGCCTGCCGATGACGTACAACCGCGACCTGCAGGAGGACAAGGAGCTGGTCTTCGACGCCGTCGACACCCTCGCGCTGTCCCTGCCGGCCGTGACCGGCATGATCGCGTCGCTGACCTTCGACACCGAGCGCATCGCGGGCACGGCCGCCGGCGGGTTCGCCCTGGCGACCGACGTGGCGGAGGCGCTGGTCGTCGCCGGCGTCCCCTTCCGCAGCGCCCACGAGCGGGTCGGCGCCCTGGTCGCGGAGTGCGAGCGGCAGGGCATCGACATCACCGACCTGGCCCCCGAGGCCTTCGCCGCCGCGATGCCCGAGCTGGCCGGCGAGACGACCGCCGACCTGCTCGACCCCGCGGGCGCGGTGCGTCGACGCAACGCTCCGCACGGGCCGGCGCCGGACGCGGTCGCCGGCCAGCTCGCCGCCCTCCGCGATCGGCTTGCCGCCGTGCCGCGCACGTGACCGCGGTCCGCCACGTCGACGACGACGAGCGTCGCCGGCGGCTGGTCCGCCGCCACCACCTGGGCCGCACCGCGGCGACGTGCCGGCAGGCCGTCGCCGATGTGCTGGCGATGCACTCGAGCGATCCGCTGACGCCGTTCCTGGGCCTGCGCGCACGGGTCCCGGACCTCACGATCGCGGCCATCGACGCCGCCCTGTACGAGGAGCGGGGTCTCTGGCGCCTACACGCCATGCGCCGGACGCTGTGGATCGTCGACCGCGACGACGCCCCCGCGGTGCTGGCGGGCTCGACGGCCAAGGTGGCGGCCGCCGAGCGCCGGCGCCTGCACGGCTGGCTG
Coding sequences:
- the argH gene encoding argininosuccinate lyase translates to MSDASTTPTTPATGEGRLWGGRFAAGPDQAAWALGVSTHFEGRLWPYDLAGSAAHADELRRLDLLTADDHAAITRALTRIRGEFEDGSFAFLPDDEDIHGAIERRLIALAGEAGGRLRAGRSRNDQIVNDLRMYLADAIAAITTDVRAVQTVLADQAELTLDALAPGYTHVQRAQPVTLAHHLLAHAWGLDRDAGRLLDCRRRLLDSSPLASGAMAGLTLPLDPQRYADALGYTGTAPNTMDAVADRDFAVEFLSAAAMLGVHLSRLCEDVVLWASVEFGWARVGDAFSTGSSIMPQKRNPDVAELVRGKTGRLVGDLVGLLVVLKGLPMTYNRDLQEDKELVFDAVDTLALSLPAVTGMIASLTFDTERIAGTAAGGFALATDVAEALVVAGVPFRSAHERVGALVAECERQGIDITDLAPEAFAAAMPELAGETTADLLDPAGAVRRRNAPHGPAPDAVAGQLAALRDRLAAVPRT